The Saprospiraceae bacterium genome includes a window with the following:
- the dusB gene encoding tRNA dihydrouridine synthase DusB, with protein MVKIGNTELGEFPLLLAPMEDVSDPPFRAVCKEQGSDLMYTEFISVEGLIRDATKSVQKLDIWDDERPIGIQIFGAEIDSMGRAAEIVEEANPELLDINFGCPVKKVVCKMAGAGILQDIPKMIRLTEKVVKSTNLPVTVKTRLGWDENSLNIVEVAERLQDIGIKALTIHGRTRKQMYKGEADWTLIGDIKNNPRMFIPIFGNGDIDSPQKALAYKERYGVDGIMIGRASIGYPWIFRDIKSYLKDGTVPPPPDIEERVEVARRHLLKSIEWKGEKLGIVEMRRHYTNYFRELPGVKEFRARLVTEMDSQSVLGILDEMKEHYLELPVSY; from the coding sequence ATGGTTAAAATCGGAAATACGGAGCTTGGTGAGTTTCCTCTGCTTTTGGCACCGATGGAAGACGTCAGTGATCCGCCCTTCAGAGCTGTATGTAAGGAACAAGGCAGTGATCTTATGTACACTGAGTTCATTTCTGTGGAAGGTCTCATCCGAGATGCCACAAAAAGTGTTCAAAAACTTGATATATGGGATGATGAGAGACCTATTGGTATTCAGATATTTGGTGCAGAAATAGACTCTATGGGAAGAGCAGCAGAAATAGTGGAAGAAGCAAATCCTGAGTTGTTAGACATCAATTTTGGTTGTCCTGTTAAGAAGGTAGTATGCAAGATGGCAGGTGCCGGGATACTGCAGGACATTCCAAAAATGATCAGATTAACAGAAAAAGTAGTGAAATCGACCAATCTGCCTGTCACTGTCAAAACCAGGCTCGGATGGGATGAAAATTCGTTAAATATTGTCGAGGTGGCCGAGCGACTTCAGGACATTGGTATCAAGGCCCTCACCATACACGGCCGTACCCGAAAACAAATGTACAAAGGGGAAGCTGACTGGACACTCATAGGTGATATAAAAAATAATCCAAGGATGTTTATCCCCATTTTCGGCAATGGTGATATTGATTCACCTCAAAAAGCCTTGGCATATAAGGAAAGATATGGGGTTGATGGTATAATGATTGGTAGAGCAAGTATAGGTTATCCCTGGATATTCAGGGATATCAAATCTTATCTGAAAGATGGTACAGTACCACCGCCGCCTGATATAGAAGAGAGAGTGGAAGTGGCCCGCAGACACTTGTTAAAGAGTATAGAATGGAAAGGTGAGAAACTCGGTATTGTAGAAATGAGAAGACATTATACCAACTACTTCCGCGAATTACCGGGTGTAAAGGAATTCAGGGCAAGACTTGTTACTGAAATGGATAGTCAGTCTGTTTTAGGGATATTGGATGAAATGAAAGAACACTATCTGGAATTGCCCGTGAGCTATTAA
- a CDS encoding HD domain-containing protein codes for MVFNIKPYERSIFELIQAAAREQNVAAYVVGGYVRDRLLARESKDLDVVCVGDGIALAEKLASKLTPLPHIAVYRRFGTAMIKHKDIEIEFVGARKESYSADSRKPAVENGTLEDDQNRRDFTINAMAVSLNEEDYGKIIDPFNGFYDLENKIIKTPMDPDKTFADDPLRMMRAIRFATQLDFEIEISTYKSIAKNKNRINIVSKERITTELEKIIASDRPGKGFNYLYDTGLLHIIFPEMAALQGVEIRNNIGHKDNFYHTLEVLENISKETKNIWLRWAAILHDIAKPPTKRFDQNLGWTFYGHEALGAAMVPRIFKKMKLPLDSKMKYVQKLVLLHLRPIALTNDEVTDSAVRRLLFDAGDDIEDLMTLCKADITSKNEGKVIRYKDNYKILTEKIKEVEEKDQLRSWQPPISGDDIMNILKLPPSREVGIIKNAIREAILDGEIANAYQPAYDFMIDKAKDLKLI; via the coding sequence ATGGTCTTCAATATCAAACCATATGAAAGAAGTATTTTCGAACTCATCCAGGCAGCAGCTCGGGAACAGAATGTAGCCGCATATGTGGTGGGAGGCTATGTGAGAGACAGATTGCTCGCCCGAGAATCCAAAGATCTCGATGTAGTGTGTGTTGGCGACGGGATAGCTCTTGCTGAAAAATTAGCTTCAAAACTTACTCCATTACCCCATATTGCAGTGTACCGTCGCTTTGGCACAGCCATGATCAAACACAAAGACATCGAAATCGAATTTGTAGGTGCGCGCAAAGAATCATACAGTGCAGACAGCCGCAAACCTGCCGTGGAAAACGGTACCCTTGAAGACGATCAGAACAGACGTGATTTTACTATCAATGCTATGGCAGTAAGTCTCAATGAAGAAGATTATGGGAAGATCATTGATCCGTTCAATGGGTTTTATGACTTAGAAAATAAAATCATCAAAACTCCCATGGATCCGGATAAAACATTTGCGGATGATCCTTTGAGGATGATGCGCGCCATCAGATTTGCAACACAATTGGACTTTGAAATTGAAATCAGTACTTATAAATCCATAGCCAAAAATAAGAACAGGATAAATATTGTGTCCAAGGAAAGAATCACAACAGAACTGGAGAAAATCATCGCATCAGACCGTCCCGGAAAAGGATTTAATTACCTCTATGATACCGGTTTGCTTCACATCATCTTTCCAGAAATGGCAGCTTTGCAGGGAGTTGAAATCAGAAATAACATAGGACACAAAGATAATTTTTATCACACACTTGAAGTACTTGAAAATATCTCAAAAGAAACTAAAAATATATGGTTAAGATGGGCAGCCATTCTCCATGACATCGCCAAACCTCCTACTAAGAGATTTGACCAGAATTTAGGATGGACATTCTATGGGCATGAGGCTTTGGGTGCTGCTATGGTTCCCAGGATATTTAAGAAAATGAAATTACCTTTGGATTCAAAAATGAAATATGTACAAAAACTGGTATTGCTGCACTTGCGTCCTATAGCATTGACCAATGATGAAGTTACTGACTCAGCGGTGAGACGGTTGCTCTTTGATGCAGGAGATGACATCGAAGACTTGATGACGCTTTGTAAAGCAGACATAACATCAAAAAATGAAGGCAAAGTCATAAGGTATAAGGACAATTATAAAATCCTGACTGAAAAAATAAAAGAAGTAGAGGAGAAAGATCAACTGCGCAGCTGGCAACCTCCCATCAGTGGTGACGATATCATGAACATACTCAAACTACCACCATCCCGGGAAGTAGGAATAATAAAAAATGCTATCAGAGAAGCCATTCTCGATGGGGAAATTGCAAATGCTTATCAACCGGCCTACGATTTTATGATAGACAAAGCAAAAGATTTGAAGTTGATATAA